The sequence cttgtgttatgggtactaagatgactgatgaatatttttatgaataatatacataaataatagcaatatacatataaacacccagacactgaaaaacattcatgctcatcacacaaacattttccagttgtgggaatcgaacccacggccttggactcagaaagcagggtcgctgcaaactgcaccaatcggccgtcttgcTATCAATGAGAAGCAAAGTCATAAAGAAATCAAACTTATTTATGAAATGCTTTTATACTAATACTTACACGCAGAAATAGTCTTGGAAAAGATCAATGCATCGAGCATTGTTCTGGCAAGGTAAATTAACACAATTTCCAATATCTCGTTCACAGCGTTTTCCAGTCCATCCAGGTTGGCAACCACATTTATAACCACCTATTTCATCTTTGCATGAGCCTCCGTTAAAGCAAGGATCTGAGGCACAGTCATCAATATTAGTTTCGCACATCTCTCCTGTAAATCCTTCACGACATACACATTTATACTTGTTGTCCAAGTCAATACAGCGTTCAGTTCCTGCTGGATTGCAAGGCTCATTCAAGCATTCATCAATGGCTGTTTCGCATTGCAGTCCTACAAATCCTGGTCGGCATTTGCACGTGAATCCATCTATTTGGTCTGTACAAGTAGCACCATTTTGACAGGGTTCGGAAGCACAGTCGTCAATTGTATGTTGGCATCGTTTGCCAGTGTAGCCAGGTTCACAATTACAAGTGAAATCGTCGATACTGTCAATACAACGGCCTCCATTTTCACACGGTGAAATAATGCattcatttatgtttatatcGCAAGCTGGTCCTGACCAACCCGGGTCACAGACACATTGATATAAGAATAACTTGTCAACACAGATACCGTGTTTACATGGTCCGTTAGAGCAAAGATCTATTTTTTCGTGACAACGTTTTCCAGTGAATCCTGGTGGGCACGAGCAACTAAAGTCATTAACTAAATCTGTACAGGGTGCACCCAACAGGCATGGCTTTTCAATGCAGTCGTCAGTGTTTATTTCACATGATTGACCTTCCCATCCTGGTAAACATTCGCATTTGTATCTGCCTTGTTGTAAAGCTGTGCAAGTAGCACCATTTTTGCATGGATTTCCATTTGCTGAGCAAGGAtcaatctgtaaaaaaaaaacaaaaattatttaacgaagtttttttattattttaacatcaaaaacaattacaaaattaaaaatctaaatatgaGTATGACATAAACCTTACCGTTACATCGCAGTCAATGCCAGTGTAACCGGACCTACATAGGCACGTGAAGTTATTATAGCCTGGTTCGTCTTTACACATTGCGCGTTCAGGGCACGTGTCATTCCTACAATCGGATCTTTCTTCTTGGCAGTTGATACCACCATATCCCGTAAGACAAGAGCATCTATATCCTTGTGGGAGATCAATGCAAGTACCTCCATTATAACAGGGCTGGCTTTCGCACTCGTCAATATCTATTTCACACCTACGTCCTGAAAAACCAGCTGGGCAATAACATTGAACTCCATGTCCTTTTGGTACGCAAAGTCCACCATGTTGACAAGCACTATTCGAACACTCCACTGGCAAACATTCTTCCAATCCTGTAGCACCTGTGCTTACAGTTTTCATATTTGTAGGACATTCCATACACAATGTACTTCCAACTAAGTTTTGATAGAAATTTCTTGGACACTGAGAACATGGGGCTAAACCAGTAGGTGAATATGTCCCTGGCGTACACTTAGCTCTACATTTATCTTTTCCAGAAGCTGCTGGTTGATAAGTAAAAGTATTCACAGGACAAGCTTGGCAGTCTTTAAATCCTCCTAGAGGTGGTTCGCTTGTATAGCTGTTGCGAGGACATTCTAAGCATGGAACTAATCCTGTCGGAGAGTATGTTCCATACCCACATACAGGTACACAGTCATTTAAGTCCTTTGAGCCTTCTTCTCTAGTGAATGTTCCTTGAGGGCATTTCAGACAGGAGCCTTGACGCGCTTGATTCTGGAAATAACCTCGTGGACACATTGtacaacttttttgtttttcactagCGAAAGTTCCAGCAGGACAATGCACTAtaacgaaagaaataaaaattaagttaaaaaataaaacttaagttaAAAGTTAACAAAATCCCAGATCAATAAGATATTTAAACTAACTTACGGCATCTAGGCACATCATTGGTGTCCATGTTAAGTACTTCACCAACGCTGCAGGTAAATCCACGTGAAATCGAACTTCTTATTGCTCTTAAAGGCGGACACTGATTTCCAATTGAAGAGACGTTTAATACAGGTTCAATAAGTGCGCTTGCGTATGGCACCGATAGATCAAAAATAAGATTCAACGTAGAACCACATAGATCATACAACTGTGTTTGTCTTATGGCAGGTGTTATAGCCAACACAAAGTCCATTTTGACAACATTTTCATCAAGTAGACTAGGCATAGCTTTAATGAAAGTAAcatttatattgacatttacAGCTGAACAACGTTGGGATAAACGTTCGTTTAATATGTTATCATATTGCGCAAGAAGATCTTTATATTGCGGTAAGCAAGCGTTTGAAACAGCTCCAAGAGCTCTATATTGTACGCCTGCTACAACGTGGTACGCAGCTTGTTGAGTATCTAGAATGGGAAACTAGGATTAACATTTTACTTGTTTAagcctataatattttatacatttactattaatatattgtattcACTTCTTCTCTAATCAACTTACTTTCGGAAACACAGTCAGGTACTACTGCAGTAGGAACCCATCGACGTTTTGTTTCACATACGAATGTTTTGACTGGTTCTCCGTCAGTGAATCTAAAACCTGGACTACAAGTGGCTATACACTGTATTCCTCCATCACCAGGAAGACAATTCAGTGAACCATGGGCTGGTGGCATTAGTTCCCAGTCAACACAGGGCGTGGCTTGAACcgatacctaaaatggaaaggtgatAATAGTTATTTACTATTTCTAAACATAGCAAAATTGTTAcatttgtttgtattaataaaaaagtacctGGAAGTGGCATTGAGCTTTATTGCCATATTTATCAGATGCTATCACGGTAACGTTTTCATAGCCACGTATAGGTATAACTGTTTTTTCAGGAATAAACTTTAGGAATACTTCTCCTGAAGCATCAGTTGCGTTTATTCTTTTTCTAGTTTCGTTAAAGTTTACGGCGTAGCTATCTTGTTTATCGACTAGTTCTATAACGTAGCTTTGTGGACAACTAAGTCTTGGCGGTGTATAATCAGGTACCGTAATATTAACTTCGCAAATAGCAACATTTCCATCAAAGTCAAATGCTACGTATCGTACAACCATATTGTGGAAAACTTGTATTGGAGTTCTGAAATGTTGAGGTGTTACTTCTAATCTTGCAATAGCACCAGTATTGTCAGTAGCAGTTGGTTCAGTAAAATTGACTGGCAGTAATCCTCCGTTCACATCTGTCTGCACTACAATAGGATGTTGAGGACAATTTTGGAAGACCGGTGGTTcattatctaaaataataataaaaaatgattacaatcataaattatttattcttataatatgaaaacctcaaaacaattaaaattatgaacaTACCAACACATGGAGAATATCCATAATCAAAACCTAGCAATGGTTCTACAGCAGGCTCATCACAACCCATCAACTCAAATTTTAGACATGCATTGTCCATAAAACTAACTATACCCAATATAACAAATCTTGCTTGAACGTATTTTGGCAATGTTATCATTGCTAGTTCGCCATAATTTCCAGGATCTCGCATTGTAAGattgaagttaggaaaataaaccacataattttcattttccgcttgtttatagaaaaatcttatttcGGTAGGTCGGCCAACAATATCAGATGTTACGACTCCCTTTACTAGAATAGCTTTAACTCTGTAGACTTTTCCGAGGTCGACACTAACATAAGTGAATGCTTCTTGTTTACCACACCAACCAGTAACTGAATTAAGTCTAATATTTTTGGCTTCATAATTAGGTCTTTCTGAGGTAGCATTAATAGCTGAGTCAGGTATTCTGCCAGAAGCTAGACCAAGTGGTTTTATTACTTTACACTCTGGTTCACGTATGCAGGTTATAGGCCttggatttattaaaatataaccagGCCTCGAACATCCAAATAAAACCTCAGATCCTTGTTCATAACTTTTAGAGATTTGATAACCATCTGCTGGTCGGCCTGGATCATCACACACTGGTCCTTCACATCTTAAGTCACCAAAGTCCCAAATTCCATTTCCTTGACATCTGACTACGTTATCATGTTTACTTGTTTGACCAGCTagtttaaaagtattttgaCATCCAAAGAAGAAAGAACTCTGATATCTTGTATCAAGATATTGACCGTATTCGGCTCCAGGTGTTGGCATCGGTACCCCACAGTCTTTACGAGGACATTGGGGTTGAGCACCAGAAAGCCAATAATCTGGTAATCCctgaaatagtaaaaaaaaattgcataaaccatatttataacatatttcaaattattttgtatcacaggtaatttattttaatattttataattacttactggTTTTGGATCATAAACGCACTGTCTGAAAGATGCAGTTGCCGTATTGCGTAATAGACGACCTGGAGATGTACAAGTTATTGTGACGTTATCTCTATATGGTAGCAGCACACTTTCAGGATCTTCTCTTATTACTTTTAATCCGTCATTTTTGTCATCAGATAATGTAACACAACGTgcatctgaaaataaaataaataaagaattctaGATTTTCCAGCGCGTGCCAGGAATTGCCTTAATATGTAATCATGCGAATGTTGCTTTATTGAATGTTGGAAAATCATTTTCCGGTGTGAAAAGTGGCTTATGTTTCCAGCTATATCTATCGGAAAAATCTGATCATGAACACGTTGCTCTATTTTAAgaagaacaaaataacaaacaattgATAAGGATATCAAACAttgactttataaaataactgttgTCCGCGTTCATCGTTCGCTCTAATAACGGATTTTCCCAAATCCTGTGAGAACTGTTTGCTTTCCTAGGATAAATCCTAGAGTAGCCTGTGTTACCCTCCATCTctttaactaactttatgccgAAATCATGTTGGTTGGTTGCTAAATTGGGTGTGAAGGTAGGACTAACAGAcaatgaaacaaacaaacacacttagaAATGCAAAAAActacttacattgacattctGGAGACGTGCCATTCCATGATCCACTTGAAGTGCAAAGCAGAGAAGAGAATCCAGACATAACATATCCAAAATCACATTGGAATTCAACAATATCGCCGAAATGATAAGTATTCTTCGTAGATAATAACAGTCCGTTTTCAGGAGACGCAAGGGGTGGACACATGACAGGTACACAAGATTTATTTCTTTGATATGTATCCCCATCTCTTTCACCAGTTTCAGATTTCTCTATAGCAAACCCAGCAGTTCCATTGGAAAAGTAGAGCTCATATCCATTATTGCACGAGCATGAAAAGTTCCCAGGTCTAAAAAGTAAAGATtgaaatcaaaatttatatgtgATGTTTTTCGTATTACAATTTCATTATGTTGTATTTACActttaaggaaaaataaataagacatAGTCGTTACTTACGTGTTTATACATTTTTGATCACATCCTCCATTATTTTCGCTGCACTCATTTATGTCTGTACAATCAAGTCTTGCACAACCCATAATTTCAATCTTAAGGCATGGTGCACCTACATAAtcttgtattttgaatttaacataTTGTGCTTCAATAGGCATTGGCAGGTTTAAGACTGATAATGTTGGTTCTAATATGCGGAACTCTACAGCTGTTCCATCTGGGTTCGTATAATCTTTAAATACATCAGTTAAATTATTGGTGTATTGAATTCTTATCGCAGATGTAAATGCAATATTAGCATCTGCTCTCATAACACTCATTGTGCGGAATCCTCTTACAATAGTTGGCGCTCTTAAATCTACAAGAACCCAATTAGCGCCAGCTTCTAAATTATTTCCGCACCACCCTCCTCCATTATTGAGCCGAATCATCTGTAATGTAAGTGGTAATTAAGTTTTTGGTgatatttacattacatttaaataagagtatcaattaaaataaatattattcttaccCCTTTATGATATCCAGGTTCAGACGCAGAAATTGTTATAGATTCATCAGGTATAGCACCGTTGATTAATCCCAAGTCACCAACTGGCCTACAGTCTAAACTTGGCGTAAATCCAGGCCGACAAGGGCAATAAAATCCACCTTGAGTATTTTTACACTCCGTAGATGTTGAATCACACTGGCTGCTACTACATTCGTTGATGTCTTCACAACTAGGAGTTGCATCAAATTCTTGATTAGGTCCACATTTGATTATACTAGGACCATTTATTTTGTacccttaaaataaaaattcataataagaataattattataggcatatttatttaaatactttgatAAACCTTATTTTTACCTTTGTAACACTGTACACGTGCTTCATCACCGAACATATATGATCTTGTTTGATCAACGATGAATCCATTTTTAATCTCAGGGAAATCAGGACACAAAGCCTTCGAACAAGTTGGTACTTCACCAGACCATGTACCATTACTCATACAGAGCAGCACCGGCTGTCCCGTTCGAACATATCCAGGTTCACATTCATATCGCACTATAGTACCATAGCTTCGACCGCCACCATTCAAAATTGTAACATTAGCATGTGAGACATCAGGAAGAGCTACACACTGCGATGCTGAAAATAAAGTCACGTATATTTTCACATTACTGCGTTACTAATTCACGTACATAGCTAATTTTAAACTTGACGTACGAttgtactttaaaaaatcaaGTATCTCACTTTCTACTTACCAAGACATGTTGGTGTCCTTTCCCATCTTCCATCAGACAGACATGAGATTCTCTCTATAGGTTGTCCAGTCGGAAATGCAAACCCTGCATAGCACTGGTAAGTTGCGACACCACGGTAAGTTACATTAGTAGAACCAATTGAGAAGCCGTTATCGATTTGAGGTACGGGACCACAATAAACctctgaaatataaaattattgatcGAATACCGgaaaattgttaaataataaaaaaaaagaatacgtGAAACAAAACTATTACCTTGACAGCTGGGGATGTAAGTTGTGGACCAGTTTCCTCCATCTAAACATTGTGTTGAGATTCGAGATTTTCCAGTAGCAAACTCTTGACCAATAGGACATGAAAATGTTATTGTGGTTCCAAATGCAGTATCTCTGTTAGATGCTAGAGCACCTATTCCCGATTTAATGGGAGGGCaatctgaaataaatattgaaattaaatgtgttttgtcaatttataagaaaataaattgttaaaattattaagtacaaGTTTGGAACATTAGAATAGAACATACCTGCTGAATATGTAGCTTTCCAGCCAGGTCCATTATGTAATGAGTCAGACATAAAACGAATGAGCATTTCTCCACTTGATGCTGTTAAGGTAATCCTCGGTTTAACAGTAAATCCATTTTCTGAATGTAATCGTAATCCACTTGGACTTGATCCATCAAATACTTGTACTACGTCAGACGGATGAATAGTGAAATCATTAAATTTAAGAGAGAGTGGGCCACCATTTGGGTTTTTAACCCTGTATAAGCATTCTTGATTATTTGGATAATTACTGAGACCATAAGCTGGAGAAGTGAATGTTCCGTTCGCTGCTATAATGGTCGCTCTACAACCCTGCGAGTACCTCATGTTGAAGCCTTTTTTAGAATCTCCGAGGCTAGTACGGAAATACATGTACATGTGATTAGTAGTAGATATAACTACTTTTTCATTGTCTTCACCAGATCCAGTTAACCTTGCTAGTACTGGACTAGACGGCATGTTACCATCTTTGATTACTATATAGTCTCGGTTCATCTCTAAATCTAAATCATCAATTTCTAGTGATACTATCCTGCCAGGTTGTGCTTCAATTATGTACATACATTCTAAGCCACCCGGATAAATATTTGGATAACCAGGGGATGTGAGCACTTGACCTTGAGGTGTTGCTCTAAGTACACCCCCACAATTTGATGATTCAGTTTTCCACGAAGCTCGGAATCCTTTCTTTTCTACAGATCCATCGGAgctaaatttaattatcataaaattagAAGCAGAcacataaattttattagataaatcTTGTTTTCCTGACAATGTTGCTAAATTAACAGATTTGTCTTCAGTTCGTCCACCAACTAAGATTTGAACAGTATCAAAAGACTTTTCAGTTTCAAAATCTTGGAACTGTAGTACGATGTTTTGTCCTTGGGGTCCTTCGAGTGTCCATTTACATTCGCTGAAGGGTGAATATTTATGAGGATAGTTTGGGCTCTCAACAACATCTCCACTACTGGCCATGTAAAAATGACATTCAGAAGCACAATCCATTTCATCAGATGCATCTCCACAATCGTCTTGCTTGTCGCATTTGAAGGCCGCATTAATACATCTGCCGTTCGAACAATGGAAGGTTCCTGTAAAATTCAATACTATTGTATCAATTGTTTAAAGAACGCTGAGTTCATTTAACGTTGtttgtaaatacaaaattaGATCTTTTAAATTATCCAAACATAGACTAAGCATTTAAACAGAATGTAATAAAGTATGTTGTAacaaatgaattactaattttatttttaccatagAAAGCATGTATCTTACCAATAGGACATGCGGTTGCTCTGCACATAAAGGGAAGTAGCGTTTCACATGTTGTTAGCTCCCATGATTGGCTGTCTGAAGTAACGTGAACATCTACACACTCTCCATCTTTGGGATTCGGTTGCCTTAAGTCCCAAAATCCTGCGTATTGTGACACTAACGCACCAGCGGCTGACTCCAATGTATTGGTTCTGAGATCATCTACAGTTGCAAGACCAAGCCAGTAGTGATTGTTACTAGGACTAGATGGCACCATATTTGCAGTCATATTATTTTCTGTATAACTATCTATAACTATCAATTCGCTCCCATACctgaaagaattattaatttttaatggatCTAACTATCATACAACGAAAACGTTAGCTATTTTACTGTAGTAATTTTCGTCATACCTTCGACATAATTCCGCTGCTTTTTCCCACGAATGTCttatattgaaaaatttataacaatgcAGTCCCTTCAGCTCCCAACCTGCAAAGACAAAAAAGGCAACTTTTAACAAAACGTTGAAAGAAGTAACTctacaaaacaattatttataaatgtgaattggtaattgttataataaagagtagatttttttatataaaaataagtataagaTTGTTTTCTAATTGTTTTCTAAAAATCGCTGATGAAATCAGATATTTCTTCTTAACGTATGCAGGAACTAATGATACTCTGTCTTCaaaaacttctttaaaataaaagaaataggCATCGCTTTCTCGTAGGGTTGCCCATTAAGGCAAGCATTTAGCAAACAATGTCACTTTCTCTCAGCAAGGGCAAGGTAAATTCTGTTGAGCACTTTTTACAAACAATCGCAGTGGGCAatcgcattataatattatgagttCATCAGTTCCTATTTAAAAGAAAGTATTTTACTGTATgagcataattatttatttcataaacaaaGTATCACGGTCACGTAAATATAATTCGTAGTTTAATCTACTCTTGGACtttgttctttaaaaatattgttttataaatataacgtcAACGTCAACGTAATGAAAAAATTTctgcaaatttattatttaactagctgttgcccgcgacttcgtctgcgtttgattttgtttttaaagtattcagtatcgctaagccttaaatgagtatagttgtatatacatataacatgtgactgtcaattaattatagacaaataatttgcaataaaataaaattgtgactttacttaaagatctaagctatcctatctcttaagttggaccagactgctcacggtgtgccaatttaatttaaaatcggttcagtagtttaggagtccatcgcggacaaacatcgtgacaggagatttatatatattaagatttaaatattttaaaacgataCAAAAATCATAGAAGAGTTTTGTAATACCGTCGAATTTCATAgaagatctttattaaaacattGGATTACGTATCAATATAGTTACAAGTATATATTacatttcaaataattaattttcaaataattaattaattttgccgctgtttgctttttatttacatGCTCGGAAGTACTATTTTAAAGCAAGAGTTCTCTCTTGTAAGAGAGCAGAACACTATTCACTCTTCtcttattcttatatatattacattaatataacctaaaataaactatttaaaactaaataaaatctaaaacgtcctcgaaaccaccgcagcgaggcactgttcctaagatgctggcagcattgcccctttggatggtcaaactaattcgttggccaaggtaactgcccgctctaggatcaccggaagactcgataacccttttcgataattctttgaaaagggcttttgcctccggaccccacggtcccaaagtctctactccaaaaggcacaaaaatgaagctgctatcctggttttcatatttactcctcttggcctgctccgcactggtagcagccgcacctaccattgacaaGGTGGCCTgtatgtgtgatgcagctagggtatcaacacaagttgcatcccacagaagtgacctaccaagcctccaaggtatgagcgtcataccatcaggtctcttggaCTGATTTGCAGTTTTAGTATTACAATTATTCATCAAAGTTAAAAGcaaatcatatttatattacttgactttggacattttatttatttatttattaactgagCAACGCACCTCGTGAAGACAtaacagttgcccaattcgtcccccggggctattaaaatatatggaCATAGTATGGAAATGTTAAGCTTTCCTATGAAAGTACTACCTTTTAAGAGTGAATAGTGTTCTGCTCTCTTACAAGAGAGAACTCTTGCTTTAAAATAGTACTTCCGAGCatgtaaataaaaagcaaacagCGGCAAATAGAGCGTGTGAGTTCGTCGATCATCGTGAAGACTGCTATGGATTCACGCATCACTGCGCATCGCAATACGATGCAACGTTTGACCCACTTAAACGCGATTCTACAGCAAAAATCAGCGTAAACTTcacattaatcttaatttttaaattatatttcattgcaACAAGACTTAACATACCTGTACTGTAGGAAGCAAATTAAAGAAGATCaatttaaatgattttgaacgattacattttattaataaagagatATCTTATTTGGTAAGTAATGTAAAACTGTGAACGAATTTTACGTTTTATACGTTCGAGTGACgacattcttattttaaatttaaaaaatagtactACATCTCATAATCATCTAAAGTAAGAACTGCATTGAcaaattcaatattttgtttctagtctgttcaattaattgttttattaggAAGCTGCTGATTAAATAGCGAAGTGGATTTTAACTTGGCAAAGTACTATTGTTCATAGTTTAATGTTCTATGTGAATGTAGTCGAGCAAGTTTGGTTGTTTGATCTGGTTTCTAACTCGGAACTTGTTTGTGGTCACGATACTAGTGTTactagatataaaataattttaaagttgacAGATTCAGATTTAGATTTCCATGCACGGTGCATTAAACGTATGTTTAGATGTCCTTAATCTTGAAAAGTGAGAAAACAGTATAGAACAAAATATTACgattaaaaagaaacatacaTCTACTTTTATAATGacacaaagattttttttggatctagatggaaaaaaaatctgagtggGCTCTTTTAATATTTCGCCCGATATTTATTTAGGTCAGTTACCCAGACAGAGCACCTATTTAACGAAAAAAATGATTAATACCGTTTCAATATTAACA comes from Pararge aegeria chromosome 9, ilParAegt1.1, whole genome shotgun sequence and encodes:
- the LOC120626629 gene encoding sushi, von Willebrand factor type A, EGF and pentraxin domain-containing protein 1, encoding MLIRCPAALSVVILLLLAAPSFSESNLFSCPNGWELKGLHCYKFFNIRHSWEKAAELCRRYGSELIVIDSYTENNMTANMVPSSPSNNHYWLGLATVDDLRTNTLESAAGALVSQYAGFWDLRQPNPKDGECVDVHVTSDSQSWELTTCETLLPFMCRATACPIGTFHCSNGRCINAAFKCDKQDDCGDASDEMDCASECHFYMASSGDVVESPNYPHKYSPFSECKWTLEGPQGQNIVLQFQDFETEKSFDTVQILVGGRTEDKSVNLATLSGKQDLSNKIYVSASNFMIIKFSSDGSVEKKGFRASWKTESSNCGGVLRATPQGQVLTSPGYPNIYPGGLECMYIIEAQPGRIVSLEIDDLDLEMNRDYIVIKDGNMPSSPVLARLTGSGEDNEKVVISTTNHMYMYFRTSLGDSKKGFNMRYSQGCRATIIAANGTFTSPAYGLSNYPNNQECLYRVKNPNGGPLSLKFNDFTIHPSDVVQVFDGSSPSGLRLHSENGFTVKPRITLTASSGEMLIRFMSDSLHNGPGWKATYSADCPPIKSGIGALASNRDTAFGTTITFSCPIGQEFATGKSRISTQCLDGGNWSTTYIPSCQEVYCGPVPQIDNGFSIGSTNVTYRGVATYQCYAGFAFPTGQPIERISCLSDGRWERTPTCLASQCVALPDVSHANVTILNGGGRSYGTIVRYECEPGYVRTGQPVLLCMSNGTWSGEVPTCSKALCPDFPEIKNGFIVDQTRSYMFGDEARVQCYKGYKINGPSIIKCGPNQEFDATPSCEDINECSSSQCDSTSTECKNTQGGFYCPCRPGFTPSLDCRPVGDLGLINGAIPDESITISASEPGYHKGMIRLNNGGGWCGNNLEAGANWVLVDLRAPTIVRGFRTMSVMRADANIAFTSAIRIQYTNNLTDVFKDYTNPDGTAVEFRILEPTLSVLNLPMPIEAQYVKFKIQDYVGAPCLKIEIMGCARLDCTDINECSENNGGCDQKCINTPGNFSCSCNNGYELYFSNGTAGFAIEKSETGERDGDTYQRNKSCVPVMCPPLASPENGLLLSTKNTYHFGDIVEFQCDFGYVMSGFSSLLCTSSGSWNGTSPECQYARCVTLSDDKNDGLKVIREDPESVLLPYRDNVTITCTSPGRLLRNTATASFRQCVYDPKPGLPDYWLSGAQPQCPRKDCGVPMPTPGAEYGQYLDTRYQSSFFFGCQNTFKLAGQTSKHDNVVRCQGNGIWDFGDLRCEGPVCDDPGRPADGYQISKSYEQGSEVLFGCSRPGYILINPRPITCIREPECKVIKPLGLASGRIPDSAINATSERPNYEAKNIRLNSVTGWCGKQEAFTYVSVDLGKVYRVKAILVKGVVTSDIVGRPTEIRFFYKQAENENYVVYFPNFNLTMRDPGNYGELAMITLPKYVQARFVILGIVSFMDNACLKFELMGCDEPAVEPLLGFDYGYSPCVDNEPPVFQNCPQHPIVVQTDVNGGLLPVNFTEPTATDNTGAIARLEVTPQHFRTPIQVFHNMVVRYVAFDFDGNVAICEVNITVPDYTPPRLSCPQSYVIELVDKQDSYAVNFNETRKRINATDASGEVFLKFIPEKTVIPIRGYENVTVIASDKYGNKAQCHFQVSVQATPCVDWELMPPAHGSLNCLPGDGGIQCIATCSPGFRFTDGEPVKTFVCETKRRWVPTAVVPDCVSENTQQAAYHVVAGVQYRALGAVSNACLPQYKDLLAQYDNILNERLSQRCSAVNVNINVTFIKAMPSLLDENVVKMDFVLAITPAIRQTQLYDLCGSTLNLIFDLSVPYASALIEPVLNVSSIGNQCPPLRAIRSSISRGFTCSVGEVLNMDTNDVPRCLHCPAGTFASEKQKSCTMCPRGYFQNQARQGSCLKCPQGTFTREEGSKDLNDCVPVCGYGTYSPTGLVPCLECPRNSYTSEPPLGGFKDCQACPVNTFTYQPAASGKDKCRAKCTPGTYSPTGLAPCSQCPRNFYQNLVGSTLCMECPTNMKTVSTGATGLEECLPVECSNSACQHGGLCVPKGHGVQCYCPAGFSGRRCEIDIDECESQPCYNGGTCIDLPQGYRCSCLTGYGGINCQEERSDCRNDTCPERAMCKDEPGYNNFTCLCRSGYTGIDCDVTIDPCSANGNPCKNGATCTALQQGRYKCECLPGWEGQSCEINTDDCIEKPCLLGAPCTDLVNDFSCSCPPGFTGKRCHEKIDLCSNGPCKHGICVDKLFLYQCVCDPGWSGPACDININECIISPCENGGRCIDSIDDFTCNCEPGYTGKRCQHTIDDCASEPCQNGATCTDQIDGFTCKCRPGFVGLQCETAIDECLNEPCNPAGTERCIDLDNKYKCVCREGFTGEMCETNIDDCASDPCFNGGSCKDEIGGYKCGCQPGWTGKRCERDIGNCVNLPCQNNARCIDLFQDYFCVCPSGTDGKQCETAPERCIGSPCMHGGKCQDFGSGLNCTCSQDYTGIGCQYEYDACEAGLCQNGATCKDEGDDYSCTCAPGFTGKNCDEDIIDCKENSCPPSATCIDLPGRFYCQCPFNLTGDDCRKTISVDYDLYFSDPLRSSAAQVVPFSTGSADSLTIGMWVQYTQQDEGGIFFTAYGVSNSHIALNRRTIIQAHSNGVQVSLFPELQDVYLSFGEFATVNDGQWHHVALVWDGSNGGELTLITEGLIASKLEGYGSGKTLPQYVWVTLGKPQSDNPKAYTESGFQGHLTKVQIWNRALDVTNEIQKQVRDCRTEPVLYNGLVLTWAGYDDTIGGVERIVPSHCGQRVCPNGYAGAKCQQLQVDKESPRVDRCPGDLWVIAKNGSTVVNWDMPVFSDNVGVTKVVERSGHKPGQNLAWGAYDIAYIAYDNAGNAATCTFKVTVLFEFCPPLPDPLGGYQSCRDWGAGGQFKVCEIACRDGLRFSQPVPPFYTCGAEGFWRPTNDPSLPLVYPACSPASPAQRVFKISMQFPSSVLCNDAGQGVLRQKVRSAINQLNRDWNFCSYAVDGTRECKELDINVKCDHRGNSRQTRQVSSPPTATSKDTYVLDAIIPVEELRSNREGRQIGDTYSVDISFPAVIDPVIHNGNNERSTVKRLLEKLILEDEQFDVRNILPNTVPDPASLKLESDYACPMGQVVMAPDCVSCAVGTFLDAASDSCKPCPTGTYQSEAGQLQCTPCPAIAGQSGVTQASGARSAADCKERCAAGKYYDAEADLCRPCGHGSYQPREGAFSCIACPRGQTTRATEAVSAAECRDDCPSGEQLSSDGGCEPCPRGTWRATGSGAACAPCPPGTTTPNPGAVSPDQCSLPVCKPGSYLNATLNTCIQCKKGTYQPETQQMLCIPCPINTSTRGPGAVSESDCTNPCEMSGPDMHCDTNAYCLLIPETSEFKCQCKPGFNGTGKVCIDVCLDFCDNGGECVKDQRGEPTCRCAGSFTGRHCRDKSEFAYIASGVAGGVIFIIFLVLLVWMICARSTKKREPKKTLTPAIDQNGSQVNFYYGAHTPYAESIAPSHHSTYAHYYDDEEDGWEMPNFYNETYMKESLHNGMNGKMNSLARSNASIYGTKEDLYDRLKRHAYPGKKDKSDSDSEGQ